TCCCCTTATAATTGCAAATGTTCCTATTACTatgagagggaaggggaaggtttCATAACAACAAGGGGGGGAGAGCTATGGTGTTATCTAAAAAGCTTCAGGTTTAATATAGCCAACTCTCAATTATCCTTGCTAATGGAGAAAAGGCAATGGCATAGATCCTACTactttctaaaaagcaaaactcaaATAACATCCCAGATAATCCTAGACTTAATTTCTTGGCATTAGAATATAGTGTGTGATTTGGTGTGTTCCAAGTTACGTTTTTTCTAGACAACTATTTAAAGTTCTTTGCATCCTTTGAGAATACTTTGGCTGGGGAATGGAGCTGAGAATGCTGCATGATGGGAAGAAATTGGTCAGAGTTTGAAAATTCACTGCAGAAAAGAACATTTGTATTTGGAAAAGGATAAAACCCTCACCCCACCCATGCCTTTTATAATTTCCACAGACCTATTTCCCAGTCAGCCTGAACTTTTATATATACCAATGGCCAATAAGAAAATGAAGTCCTTCTAGAGAGACATATGCACTTggaataagaaaagcaaaactagAGACAATAACTTAGAGAGTTCTAAGAACATGCAGTCTTGGAAGAACTCGTATAACAAGAAGTCATATTAATGTTGCTTTCCCTACAAAAACTCTGTGAGGTTGACAGTGTAAGAAACTTGATCCcttcttacaaatgaggaaactgaggcttgatgAGATTGTAACTTGTCCATGGTGACATAGCCAGTATCAAAGTTCTCTGGCCCCAAGTCTATCGTGCTGTTTGTTATGCCATTGAGCTTCCTAAACATGGAGAAGCTCATCAACAACTTATGTGTGAAATCCTGCTGCTGTTGTGGAGGTCGCTGAGCCAAATGGATGAGATCATTTGCTCCTAATTGCTTCACCAAGTTTGATCTTTTTCACCAGGATGTCAGCTAACCTCTAAGAGAACAATGGAGTTCACACAAAGAACAATGAAGAAAGATTGGAGGTTGTAGCATTTGGATTGGAGTCTTCCTTTGTCCAAAAATGCTACCTAAGGATACTCATTTAGCTGTGATAAGGAAGTccatattttctgaatttctcataCTAGAAGATGTCCAATGTTATCCCAAATGCCCCAGTCTCTGCCATGTTTGGGTCAGCTGGATTCATTCATTTCATCCCCTTTCAGGAATATTTACATTTCAAAAGATGTTCACTGAGAGAGGGATAGCCTATGAATAATGAATAGTGGAATTTCTGACATGAAGAGAACTATGAGAAGCTCTCCTTTTGCCCTTCACATCAAACCATAAAAAAGTTGCCTATAGTAAGTTGAATTCCTTTGAAATGGACCTCTTATCCTCTCTCATTCCCAGCATGGAGTATGTTCTAGAAATCACAAGAGGTACAAGAATACAAAAAGCTGAAAGGCTGAAGGTCTCCCCCATAATGTACCACCTTCACTTCCAAACACTTTATGTTCTTTGTCCTGGATAGCACGGGAAAAACCTTCATTTCCAAACACTTTATGTTCTTTGTCCCGGATAGGATTTGGTACCTGAACAATTCATGACCAAGAGTAATGTCTGAGAAGATCCATGTCAATATTTGGACTGTAGTCCTGGGAATCAGAAGCAGGACCTAATACTTAAGGAATACATTTACCCTTCTGTGCTCATCAGCTTGACAACTTGCTTGTCCCTGCCCTGTCCAAGAAACCAATACTTTATTGTTCATACTCAAATACAAGAAATCTATGATTTTTGTCAGGGTAAAGAAATTCCAGTATGTAAACTTCCTCCATTGGCACAGATTACTACTATTAATAGCTTATTAGTAAAATTCCAGAAAATGTGCTTGTAGTTTATAAAAGCCAGGATCTGGCCAGGATTATACAACAATTACATGTTGAAAGTACAATTTGGATCCAGATCTTCTTTAATACCAGCTCAATACTTCAATGTATCATGCAATGCTGCCTTATTTAAGAATGTcttgatttaatttatatttttattcttctcttgataCATTCTGGACACAAGTTTATATCCCTAGAACCTAACATACTATTTTATATacagtaagtgctcaataaatatggGCGTGATATCTGCTCATCTATGAAATTGTGAGATCCTAGACTGCATCAATGTACTTGTCTTATCACAAAATATTTGAGCCACGATTCAGTTGGTAACACTCATCTAATAGCATGCTCTTTACCTCTGATTAAGGGGTAGGGATCCCTTAaaggatattttatttctttttaaagatccaATAGATTACTTTAATCTGATACAGTCCACCTCTTCTGTAACAGGCATACCGCTGGTCTTGAGGTCAACATCTGCACTGGACTTGCTCCCATTGTATGAAGACTTCCAGCGAAGCAGCATGATCTTCTTAAAGTATTTCATAGTGTTGTTTTTGACAGTGACAAAGCACACAGTATTGATCATACTGTTGCTCATGGCGATGCACTCGACAATGTAGAAAGCTGTAAGATAGTGCTTCTCCTTCACAAACACAGTAGGAAAGAAGTCCCGGACAATGGTGAAGCCATAAAAAGGAGCCCAGCAGATCACATAGGCAGTCAGGATACACATGAGCACCAGGACTGTCTTCCTTCGGCAACGGAGACGTTTCCGGATCTGCTCTGTCTGGAAACCAGGGACAGCCTTGAACCAGAGTTCTCGGGAGATTCTGGCATAGCACAGGGTCATGGTGATCACAGGTCCCACAAACTCAATGCCGAAGATGaacagaaagtaggatttgtagtACATTTGCTGATCCACTGGCCAGATCTGGCCACAGAaaattttctcctggcttttgaCAATGAAGAGGACAGTCTCTGTTGCAAAGTAAGCTGATGGGATGGCAATAAGAATGGATACAATCCAGACCAATGCTATCAGAAAGGTGGCAGTTTGATAATTCATCCGTGGCTTCAGGGGATGAACAATAGCCAGATATCTAGAGGAGGAGAAATAGTCACAACAATAATTAAGACAATGCATTTGATATTATTCGAATTTAAAACACTGTTATCAGGAGTAAAAGAATTACTGGTGTCCTCTACCTAAGTCCTCTGATGCTTAATATGGGTACAAGTAACAACCCtagttatttgaaaataatttgtcagTGGAATACAGATCTTGTAAGATTCTGCCA
The DNA window shown above is from Sminthopsis crassicaudata isolate SCR6 chromosome 2, ASM4859323v1, whole genome shotgun sequence and carries:
- the PROKR1 gene encoding prokineticin receptor 1 — its product is MGSEEGNTTSEHNNFAAIFNSHRDRAASLPFNFTYGDYDLPLDEDEDVTKTRTFFAAKIVIGIALVGIMLVCGIGNFIFIAALARYKKLRNLTNLLIANLAISDFLVAIVCCPFEMDYYVVRQLSWEHGHVLCASVNYLRTVSLYVSTNALLAIAVDRYLAIVHPLKPRMNYQTATFLIALVWIVSILIAIPSAYFATETVLFIVKSQEKIFCGQIWPVDQQMYYKSYFLFIFGIEFVGPVITMTLCYARISRELWFKAVPGFQTEQIRKRLRCRRKTVLVLMCILTAYVICWAPFYGFTIVRDFFPTVFVKEKHYLTAFYIVECIAMSNSMINTVCFVTVKNNTMKYFKKIMLLRWKSSYNGSKSSADVDLKTSGMPVTEEVDCIRLK